In Sphingobacteriaceae bacterium, the following proteins share a genomic window:
- a CDS encoding ATPase — MRQGIFVTKSSGKKEPFSMIKLRRSLERAKAGEEEIERILEQVMPELYQGVSTKRIHSLAFRLLRKSSRPNAARYHLKKGIMELGPSGFPFEKFIAKIFEHQNYTTCVDQILQGKCVTHEIDVIARKEKEVVLVECKYRNTAGIAVDIKTPLYIHARFEDVLANSEFKNQFEKVSGWVATNAKFTGDAVTYGKCQGMNLLSWDYPSHNGLKDIIDTTGLYPLTCLTSLTKQEKQWLMSKNYVLVGEIYKNEALLSQAGVTVQRLPAVAMEGRTLCEELVLKKNAAQK; from the coding sequence ATGAGGCAGGGCATATTCGTGACCAAGTCGTCCGGAAAGAAAGAGCCTTTTTCAATGATTAAGTTAAGGCGTTCTCTTGAAAGAGCAAAGGCTGGTGAAGAAGAAATAGAAAGGATTCTTGAACAGGTGATGCCTGAGTTATATCAAGGTGTCAGCACCAAGCGCATACATAGTCTCGCCTTTCGTCTTTTACGAAAAAGCTCGAGGCCAAATGCCGCACGCTATCATTTGAAAAAAGGCATTATGGAATTAGGGCCTTCAGGTTTTCCTTTTGAAAAATTTATAGCCAAGATCTTTGAACATCAAAACTATACGACCTGTGTAGATCAGATCCTGCAGGGTAAATGCGTGACCCACGAAATTGATGTGATCGCCCGTAAAGAAAAAGAAGTGGTATTGGTAGAATGTAAATACAGGAATACAGCTGGTATAGCAGTTGACATAAAAACGCCGCTTTATATTCATGCACGTTTTGAAGATGTGCTGGCAAATTCAGAATTTAAGAACCAATTCGAAAAAGTAAGTGGCTGGGTGGCTACAAACGCTAAGTTCACAGGGGACGCCGTTACTTATGGAAAATGCCAGGGCATGAATTTGTTAAGTTGGGACTATCCCTCTCATAATGGTCTTAAAGATATTATCGATACTACAGGATTATACCCTTTAACCTGTCTTACAAGTCTGACGAAACAGGAGAAGCAATGGCTCATGTCAAAGAATTATGTACTTGTGGGGGAGATCTATAAAAACGAAGCACTCTTATCGCAGGCAGGGGTCACAGTGCAAAGGCTCCCAGCGGTTGCAATGGAAGGCAGAACGCTATGCGAGGAGCTTGTCCTTAAGAAAAATGCCGCTCAAAAATAA
- the pfkA gene encoding 6-phosphofructokinase: MKNLIKKIAVMTSGGDAPGMNAAIRSVLRTALAHDLEVWSVHGGFEGLIDGNFSEMDSFSVSNIIQRGGTIIKTSRSERFKTQEGRKAAYYQLTKSGIDGLVIIGGNGSFAGAHAFCSEFPIPVIGVPKTIDNDVYGCDYTIGFDTACNTALEAIDKIRDTADAHNRLFFVEVMGRDAGHIALQCGLAAGAEAILIPEDKNSISDLTACLEKGWKRNKSSLIVVVAEGAVKGGVMALAAELEDRFKHYEIRTAVLGHIQRGGNPSCFDRTLASLLGNEAVKEMMQGKTGFVVGVSNNRLMYTPFLKAATGRKKINKRFVNIIKELSS, from the coding sequence GCTGCCATCCGGTCAGTGTTAAGAACTGCCCTGGCACATGATCTTGAAGTGTGGAGTGTACACGGGGGATTTGAAGGTCTTATTGACGGTAACTTTTCAGAGATGGATTCCTTTTCCGTTAGTAACATTATCCAGCGTGGGGGTACTATAATTAAAACGTCAAGGAGCGAACGATTTAAAACGCAGGAAGGAAGAAAAGCTGCCTACTATCAGCTCACAAAGTCTGGCATCGATGGACTTGTAATTATTGGAGGCAATGGATCGTTTGCAGGCGCACACGCATTCTGTTCCGAATTTCCTATCCCTGTGATAGGTGTTCCAAAGACCATAGACAATGACGTTTACGGATGCGATTACACTATTGGTTTTGATACCGCCTGCAACACCGCTTTGGAAGCAATTGACAAGATCAGGGATACCGCAGATGCGCACAACAGATTGTTTTTTGTAGAAGTGATGGGGAGGGACGCCGGGCATATCGCCCTTCAATGCGGACTTGCTGCGGGTGCAGAAGCAATTTTAATTCCTGAAGATAAAAACAGTATTTCTGATCTTACTGCCTGCCTTGAAAAAGGATGGAAAAGAAATAAATCCTCGTTGATCGTGGTTGTTGCTGAAGGTGCGGTAAAAGGTGGGGTTATGGCCCTTGCTGCAGAATTAGAGGATCGCTTTAAACATTATGAAATACGCACTGCGGTACTCGGTCACATACAAAGAGGGGGTAACCCCAGCTGCTTTGACAGAACTCTTGCAAGTCTGCTTGGGAATGAAGCTGTAAAAGAAATGATGCAGGGAAAGACCGGGTTTGTAGTAGGAGTGAGCAATAACAGACTGATGTATACTCCTTTTTTGAAGGCTGCTACAGGTAGAAAAAAAATCAATAAACGTTTTGTAAATATCATTAAAGAACTTTCGTCCTGA